The nucleotide window GGTGCCGGGCTGGTTGCCTCGCTCGGCGGCGCGACCCTGCTCGGCATCCGGCTGACGGCTCGCGGCTACTTCGGTGCCGGTCCGACCCACCTGCTGGTGGTGGCCGGCCTGGCCGGGCTCGCGGCGGCATTGTCGTTCGCCACGCAGAAGTACTTCGTGACGCCGAACCTGATCATGACCGGACAGCCCGCAACGATGGTTCAGCTCCAGCAACTGATGCCGCTGCTGTCGGCGGCCGGACTACTGATCGCCGCCGGCGTGGCCCCGGTCGCGCTGCTGATCTATTGGGTGATCAACTCCGCCTGGACACTCGGCCAGTCCGCCGTGATCTGGCGATGGTTCCCGACGCCCGGCTCGCCGGCCGCTGCACGCCGGTCGACCGGCGCACGCGCGACAAGTTGACGCGGACGGCCCGCGCAACCTCTTGCCCGGACGGTATCCGACCTCGTGCTGGCATCATGATCGAGTGTCGAACGATCCGTCCGGGCCACGCCCGCCCGTGTTTCGCACAACCCACCGCCCGAACATCAACAACGCGAGCAGCACAAATGATCATGGAAATCCGTCCCGCCACCATCGCCGATGCACAGGCCCTGACCGACCTCCATCTCGATGTCTGAGAAGAGGCGTACGGCGGCCTGATCGCGGCCGAGATTCTGATGGCCAGACGCGAGAGCCGTCCTGAACGCATCGCGCGCTGGGCTCTTTATGTTCGAGCCGAGGTGTACGGCCGCGGCGTCGGCCATGCGTTGCTGAATCAGGCGATCGGATCGGCCGCCGCCTATCTCTGGGTGCTCGACGGCAACACACGAGCCATCCGGTTCTACCGGCGTCAGGGCTTTCAGTTCGACGGGCGTTCCAAGACGGAGCCGGTCGGTGGGGAGCGTCGGATGGTGCGCGGGGAGCCAGGGGATGGTAGATGCACTCACCACGCTGATCTCAACCGGAGACCCGCTGCGTCTGGCTGAAACGCGGATCGGGCACCTTGCGGCCGTGAACGAGGCAGAACGGATGGCCGGCCGGGTCCTCGAACACCCGATATCCCGTCTCCGGTGCGCCGGGCCGACGCACCGCGCCCAGTGCCAACACGGCTTCGATGGCCGGGTCGAAGTCCTCGACGGAAATGTCGAGATGTAGTTGCTGGGGATGTTCACGCTCCGGCCATCGCGGTGCAACATACGGATCCACCTTCTGGAATGCGAGTTCTCGCATGTGCTCCTCGCGGCCGATCACCACCCAGTCCGGCTCGTTCTCC belongs to Microlunatus elymi and includes:
- a CDS encoding GNAT family N-acetyltransferase — its product is MARRESRPERIARWALYVRAEVYGRGVGHALLNQAIGSAAAYLWVLDGNTRAIRFYRRQGFQFDGRSKTEPVGGERRMVRGEPGDGRCTHHADLNRRPAASG
- a CDS encoding VOC family protein, which produces MIGRLEKTVFDCPDPRGLAAFYAEILGMRVLENEPDWVVIGREEHMRELAFQKVDPYVAPRWPEREHPQQLHLDISVEDFDPAIEAVLALGAVRRPGAPETGYRVFEDPAGHPFCLVHGRKVPDPRFSQTQRVSG